In Leishmania braziliensis MHOM/BR/75/M2904 complete genome, chromosome 23, one genomic interval encodes:
- a CDS encoding putative kinesin yields the protein MTPRRNTPKKRGSVSQSHFQDPDHHLTLADAAEGTEAFKNRVSEITSFRVVSRVRPFIKEELAEMEGQERRSIVEMADTKTILLDPKDNWAPKAQFEFDASLWSIPPTHRIVHTFQDTKHKTYATQKDVYNLIAKDLVPHVFNGFNSCILTYGQTGSGKTYTMMGLYDPNASCGGDGEEGIIPRVSNDIFVILKERMEEEARTRSPQSLTKFRVEVTFVEIYMERVRDLLDPTLRHTRGNEKLQDARIRQDPYSGPFVEGVTKYEVSNWGQCCILLERGSQHRTTCATAVHNQSSRSHAIFQLTVIQEVVVPNDNKYALPTFKTQAGRINLVDLAGSERGGFQDYVKESAAINTSLLALRRVIDNLTERQNMLMEMAEAEITGKRYQERPLPQVPFRDSVLTWLLSDSIGGNARTTMVATLSPLVKNYVDTLATLQWSSKARNLVTLVKMNDQAVVQNGMAFHAGALDKSLRIQRQNLDSLRETLRAKQEAARQLARQTKALKTLLNKAHSRELAIKKDRAALIIQRTFHRFMFYKKLEAYELQFAKLRSAEKNDNTDNTGLQRIQKVAEVREQAAREELKAMEALTDEKAAAVAKYEMDYNKRAARRREAEDRRAQILEAININEVLRQYGEKRLQEVAELRRLADIEREERELSAQKLADMERVIAVSKTIEHKLMVVEDQVRLETLREKHEQARSERYEVLRTLQSLRERHRKVTRT from the coding sequence ATGACGCCGAGACGTAATACACCGAAGAAGCGGGGCTCTGTTTCTCAGTCTCACTTTCAGGACCCCGACCACCACCTCACTTTGGCCGACGCCGCGGAGGGAACCGAGGCTTTCAAGAATCGCGTGTCTGAGATCACGTCGTTCCGCGTAGTGTCGCGCGTACGCCCCTTTAtcaaggaggagctggccgAGATGGAAGGCCAGGAGCGCCGCTCTATCGTCGAGATGGCGGATACCAAGACTATCCTGCTAGACCCGAAGGATAACTGGGCCCCCAAGGCGCAGTTCGAGTTTGACGCCTCGCTCTGGTCGATCCCGCCAACGCACCGTATTGTGCACACCTTCCAGGACACGAAGCACAAGACGTACGCAACGCAGAAGGATGTGTACAACCTCATTGCCAAGGACCTCGTGCCGCACGTGTTCAACGGCTTCAACAGCTGCATCCTCACATACGGCCAAACCGGCAGCGGGAAGACATACACTATGATGGGCTTGTACGACCCGAACGCCTCAtgcggtggcgacggagaGGAAGGCATCATCCCACGCGTGTCGAACGACATCTTTGTTATTCTGAAGGAAcgcatggaggaggaggcgaggacgaggagtCCGCAAAGCCTGACAAAGTTCCGTGTCGAGGTGACCTTTGTCGAAATTTATAtggagcgtgtgcgtgaccTGCTCGACCCTACGCTGCGCCACACCCGCGGCAACGAGAAACTGCAGGATGCACGCATCCGGCAGGACCCGTACAGCGGCCCCTTTGTGGAAGGTGTCACCAAGTACGAGGTGAGTAACTGGGGGCAGTGCTGCATTCTGCTGGAGCGCGGCTCACAGCATCGCACAACTTGCGCGACCGCTGTACACAACCAGTCGAGTCGAAGCCATGCCATCTTCCAGTTGACGGTGATacaggaggtggtggtgccgaaTGACAACAAGTACGCCCTCCCCACCTTCAAGACCCAGGCGGGTCGTATCAACCTGGTTGATCTCGCAGGCTCCGAGCGCGGTGGTTTCCAGGACTACGTTAAGGAGTCGGCAGCCATTAACAcctcgctgctggcgctacGTCGTGTCATCGACAACCTCACGGAGCGGCAGAACATGCTGATGGAgatggcggaggcagagatCACCGGCAAGCGCTACCAAGAGCGGCCTCTCCCCCAGGTGCCGTTCCGTGACAGTGTATTGACATGGTTGCTGAGCGACAGCATTGGTGGCAACGCTCGTACGACCATGGTAGCCACACTAAGCCCGCTAGTGAAGAACTACGTTGACACCTTGGCGACGTTGCAGTGGAGCAGTAAGGCTCGAAACCTTGTCACACTGGTGAAGATGAACGACCAGGCAGTGGTGCAGAACGGCATGGCCTTCCACGCCGGCGCCCTCGACAAATCCTTGCGCATTCAACGGCAGAATTTGGACAGCCTTCGCGAAACACTGCGCGCAAAGCAGGAGGCAGCGCGTCAGCTGGCGCGGCAGACAAAGGCCCTGAAAACGTTGCTCAACAAGGCGCACTCGCGTGAGCTGGCGATCAAGAAGGACCGCGCCGCCCTCATTATCCAGCGCACATTCCACCGCTTCATGTTCTACAAGAAGCTCGAGGCTTACGAGCTGCAATTCGCGAAGCTTCGAAGTGCCGAGAAAAATGACAACACTGACAACACAGGGTTGCAGAGGATTCAaaaggtggcggaggtgcgaGAGCAGGCGGCGAGGGAGGAGTTGAAGGCTATGGAGGCGCTGACGGACGAAAAGGCTGCCGCCGTGGCGAAGTACGAGATGGACTACAACAAGCgggctgcgcgccgccgcgaggCCGAGGATCGTCGAGCACAGATCTTGGAGGCGATCAACATCAATGAGGTACTCCGGCAGTACGGAGAAAAGCGCTTGCAAGAGGTGGCAGAACTTCGTCGCTTGGCCGATATcgaaagggaggaaagggagttGTCCGCACAGAAGCTGGCGGACATGGAGAGAGTCATCGCTGTCAGCAAAACGATCGAGCACAagctgatggtggtggaggaTCAAGTGAGGCTGGAGACGCTGCGCGAGAAACATGAGCAAGCCCGCTCGGAGAGGTACGAGGTGCTCCGGACGCTGCAGAGCCTGAGGGAGCGCCACCGGAAGGTGACGAGGACGTGA